The following DNA comes from Mycobacteroides immunogenum.
TAGGGGTTGGTGAAGGGGACGCTGGCGGTGGCTTTCTTGGCGGTTAGGCATCGCCAGCGTTTTCATGTATTCAGTTGTTCTGCAAAGTAATTCAGCGATCTATGATGCGAACCTGCGCCGAGTGGTCGCCGTGGCGCTAGTCAGCCGTGACCCAGCTTCCACCTCGCCCGCTGGCGTTTCTGGGCGCACTTCGCGACGGCACTTCTCCAGCGCCTCGGCGATGTCCGCGTCGGACATCCGCCACTTCCGACCCACCTTGTAGCCACTGAACCGACCCGAACGGAGCTGTACAGCCAGCCACTCCGGCGAATTGCCGAAATGCTCGGCAGCCTCCTCAAGCGGATAGGTCGTGACAGTCACGCGGACGCCGCCAGCTTCTCGACCAGCTTGTCGATACCCCTCGGTGTGACACGCACTTGTGGAGTTCGCAGGTGGATTCGGCCGTCGTCATCGACCCACTCCCCCATGGGCTTCTCACGCAAGTAGCCAGAATTGATGGCGGACTGGTATGCGCGAGGGCGCCCCTTGTGGTCCTTGTATGTCCAGCGGACTTCGTCATTTAGAGCCGCCCAGAGCCGCGTTTCCCCGGTCTCGATACCTGCGCGCTGCATCACCTTCGCCGTTTCGTTGACGTCGTAGTCGCCGTCAGCGGAGAGGAAGTTGTCGAACTTGCGAGCCTTCGGCTCCAACTCGGCGATGCGATCGTCGCGCTGATCGATCATCGCCTTCGCGTCAAGTAGTGCGATCGCGAAACGCTCCTCACGGGTAGCGATCGGTCGCTCAGAATCCAAAAGGTGATCACGAACCTGGCGGGCCACCCGTGAATCACGCAGCAGCATGCCAATCCGCAGCACTGCGCGACGCGGGTAGATCAGGAAAGTGCCTGCTCTACCAGCCTTCATATTGAAGGTCAGTTCAAAGTCGGCGCGCGAGACGACGTTGAGGCCGTCGTCATCCAGTTCCTCGCGGTTGCGCAT
Coding sequences within:
- a CDS encoding helix-turn-helix domain-containing protein translates to MTVTTYPLEEAAEHFGNSPEWLAVQLRSGRFSGYKVGRKWRMSDADIAEALEKCRREVRPETPAGEVEAGSRLTSATATTRRRFAS
- a CDS encoding phage antirepressor KilAC domain-containing protein; this translates as MGADLTLASARSERDALADRVEVLDKVGVLRTLPDDMNVTTEMVASFYDVPVKTIQTLVMRNREELDDDGLNVVSRADFELTFNMKAGRAGTFLIYPRRAVLRIGMLLRDSRVARQVRDHLLDSERPIATREERFAIALLDAKAMIDQRDDRIAELEPKARKFDNFLSADGDYDVNETAKVMQRAGIETGETRLWAALNDEVRWTYKDHKGRPRAYQSAINSGYLREKPMGEWVDDDGRIHLRTPQVRVTPRGIDKLVEKLAASA